DNA sequence from the Thunnus albacares chromosome 22, fThuAlb1.1, whole genome shotgun sequence genome:
ACTGGGGTTTCCTGGaacagagagatagaggaagagagatggggaaaagagagggagagaagcagaGATAAAGCTGCAGGTAAGGGGAGAACCGGGCTGTTGGGATGCTCTAACTTTACTGAGGCAAGCTGGTTACTGTATCTCACTGCAGAGCCAAAGCTAAGAGTGAGAGGTGGgtgtttttcacttttcttctaAATTTTGTTCATGACATACTTACTGTATACAAGTTGCAAGGGTAGTTTTTCTTGAAAATGCTTGTTCTATTTATTGTTGGGTGTGATATTGAAGCGCTACTTGTGGTTAGTCGTCTGACTTTGCAGAATGATGCAATATCTTTAGTAATGTTTAATGAAGTCTTCCAGTTTCACTACGCTGAACAGATGTTTTATCATTAATCAAAGTATGAAACAACTGCTGTGTGACTTTTGGCAATTGGTAATAGTGTTCTCAAATAATGTGGGTGTACTTTAAGACAGAGCTGGAATATGTGTTTGCAgtactctatgtgtgtgtgtttatgtaaaggAATGCAAGAACAGAAACAGGGATTCAATTGGAAACGTGCAGGGGGGGAAAGAGGGGGAGTATTTACCCACAGATGGCCTCTCGGTGGTGGGATTGTGATAGTCCACTATCCCCCCTATTGAGTCCAGCTGGCAGCACTCAGGGCCTCTTCCTGGCCAAAGCATTACCTCATCACTTTTCTTCTTCAAAtaatttttcttgtattttttattgccaTCCACTTATATATGTTATTGGATGTTGGATTTCTCCTGTCTTATGTGATCTGGGCCGTTTCATGTTACAGCACCGTAGATTTTAACATTGCTGGACAGCCAAATATATTGGtgtgatgtgatttttaaaatatacctAAAGCCACGATGCAAGTTTAAAGAATTTCCACAGGTGACCAATGTAATAAACACATTGATATTTATACAGTGAAGATTTGTGGCAGAAATGTGCCACCAGGAAGTTGGAGATGCTGGAGATTGTGTATTTTGTTGCccttttttgtctgattttaattcagttttaatttagATAATAACCTTGCATGAAATAGATACATACTTATACATGTATTACATGCATAGAATAGCaaaaatatgcacacatacatattttgAGCTTGAATAAGATGAATTATGTAAAACAGGAACTTATTCGGTCAAGTGGGGGCTTCTATAGTACTGTATTTATCTAACCCTGTCTCCCAGAAATTAAATTTACGTTATCCTGTTTTGCaccagcaaatacattttgacagaaacataatgctgcccaaatttgggtttttttaatcaGCATTATTAGAAAAAGGTTTTAATTAACATATCTGTAAATGTGCACTTAACATTTTTGCAAGACAATCACTGACAtatcatttgttttcctttgttttcctGCTCACTGCAACTTAAgcattattaaatattttaatggttatgtttaggcactcaCAGCACTTGATTAAGGttaaggaaagattgtggtctttGCTAATACTGAAAAATTAtttggttaaatattaataaagtcAATATATGGTTGTATTAACCATAAAttctaaatttaaaatatgatgcagATAGTAGAATATCACATAcataaaatatgtgaaattGTCATGTGCAAAATTGtgcttttatttctcttctaGTCAAACAGGCCTGAAACATTGACAGCCAAATGATTTGGACTTCTTTGTCAGTATCCAACTAGCTGATGGGCATTCTCACTGTGATCTGAGGAGCTCAATAGCCTCCATCTTTACTGTCCATATAAGgacttcctgtctgctgttaTGGGAGGCCACCATCTTGGTGCCAACTAATAGCCCTCTCCGAAGAGACGCCATCTCCACCCAGTCTTGGCAGAACTGTTAGTTGAGGATTCATGTCCCACGGGATGCGAGAAATCCTTGGTTGATGTGTTCTTTTCAGATGAAATTATGACCCTGTTGCTAAAGTGAGGTGCGCTCCAACCACATCTTCACGTTCTCGCTGAAGATTTGTGGTGGCCATACTGTTTCTGAGGATCTTCCTCAGTGTGGGGGGAGTGAAAACACCAACGAAGACCTAACAGGTCTCAAAGCTCGTCCTCATTTGGAACTATGCCCTATCCATCTCCTCCCGCTTCACTCTACTCTGCTCCCCGCTCTGTCTTTTTCGTTGGACTGCTGCTTCTCATCCATTGGGGGCCATCAGAGGTCAGTTGCCAGAATGACACAGAGCCAATCGTGTTGGAGGGAAAGTGTCTGGTGGTGTGCGACTCCAACCCCACAGCAGAGCCAGCGGGTAATGCTCTGGGCATGTCGGTAAGGTCAGGAACTGGTCGGGTGGCCTTTTCAGCCATCCGTAACACCAACCATGAACCCTCAGAGATGAGCAACCGCACCATGACAATCTACTTTGACCAGGTGGGTTTCAGTAGTATTTGTGCTAATATGCTTCTTGTTTATTGGTAACAAGGATTCAGCAGCTTATTATCTGGATGATGTCCAGATGAACCTTAGCTTCACAAAGACAGCCCAATCTAGCAGTGCTCAGTGGGAattgatgaaaataaatttgaacTCAGCATTGCTTCAGTCTTTTGTTCCCGTCTTGGCATTTTGGTTAATCcaagaaaaaaagtcagttggctttgcaaaaaaaaagtttaaaagttgaGTTCACAGAGAGTTCATACACGTCTAACCACTTGCAGAGCATCCCAgaagaaacaaaatattttacctCTTCTGCGCCAGATTGGATGAACACTCCAATTGCTGTACTGGTCTGTGATTGGATTTATGTTTCtgattgtaaaaacaaaacaaaaacgaGGACGCCTACTAGAGATGTTAGTTAAGTGGGTTCCTGAATATATTGGAGGTACAAAAAACATTATGCAGCCAAGGAATGGTGTTTCATTTTATATCAGCAATGCATAGTTTAAATAGTTCATGAAGTTCAGGAGAGAAAGAGTTATGAAATCTTTGTAACTGATTGATGTTGAGCTCAGTGGAGTCTCAGTGGATGTTTTCTGGACAAAAAGCATGATTTCTACAAAGCTAATTACATATAATCTTAACTCAAGTTACCCATTTAAACATACACTACATTGCCAAAGGTATGTGGAGACCCAGACATGGTGCGTACTCTTCTGGGATGGTTCACAAGATTTTGTTGGAAGCatgctgtagcattaagattCCCCTTCATTGAAACtttaggtttaggtttaggTAGGCTTTTCAGGGACCGAACAGTAAAGTCCTAGACTTCTTTATATAGTTGTCCGTGGTGCTTTCACAGATCATCAACCATTTAACAAAATGGGGACAAGAGTTCATTGTCTGACgaaatatcacaacacaagCACCAAATGTGGACAACTGAATCCCAAGAATAAGCAGTCCACAGCTTTTAGGATGTACTCAAGACAAAAGGCAACATGGACTCACATAACATCACATTATAAGGGACAACAGTAGTGTGACACTAGTTGTGAAAATGCAGTgataaaaagtgaataaaagacTAGAGATGACAAACATATTAAGATACCATCATTTAATTCAGGAACTTTGACACTAAGGGTCCAAATCATAAAATGAAGTCCCAGACCAAAATGTATAGTGTAATTTGTAGCTCCCCCATTTTCTACATATTAAATAGTGAGCTCAATTTaagttgtttgtctttgttctgtgttttcgCCTCCTGCAATCATAACTGGATCTATGATAATACTGCCTGCAAATACTGCAAATAAACAGGATCTATTCCCATTGACTCCCCAGTCACTGATCACACTATAAACACAGAAGGCACACTGCATTACTGGCAGCAAACATTATAACCTGAGTCATTATCGGTATCTaaattatcatcatcaacagGGCCACAAACACCAAGCTGCATGTCTCATATTAATTTGTTAGCCTGGAAGTATTGCATAATAATGATACTAAGCAGTAATGCTGAGTAATGAATGCAATTTCTAGGAACTGTGACTGaaaaccaataatgaaaaaagagatGTACAAACCAGACCAGACATGACGAGTCCTTATATGTCATGTTCGGTCTGGTTTATACGTCATTCTCTTTTCTATTGGTTTTCAGAGTGGTTTGTGTCTTGCAGTGGGTGTACTGCATCTTCTTTCAAAAGTCCTGCTAGAACACTTTTTTCACATCctcattttcttgttcttcaAATTAGCGTCAAAGAGAGTGGGCAGGATTTAAGTGCTTGATGATGaaaaatttgatgaaaaaacataattgtGGCTCAACAAATATCACAAACCTTCCTCGAATTACATATTTTtgatcaaatattaaaaaattgAATGGACTATTAGAAGCTTGACTCAAGGCCTGATTGTActacttctctctctttttctttttttccttttcagatCTTAGTAAACGTTGGCGGCCATTTTGACCCAGCGAGGAGTATCTTTGTGGCTCCCAGAAAAGGAGTCTACAGTTTCAGCTTTCACGTGGTCAAAGTATACAACCGGCAGACAATACAAGTAAGAAGAACCACTTTCAAAGCAATTCCACTTTTagtaaagctgttttttttttttactttgacttGTTTCAAGCATTTACTGTATTAGCTTCCTCTCCCGTTGAGCTGTTAAGGCGTTGACagcaacacaaaacatttaattgtcaacatttaatttaatccaAATATTCTCTCGCCAAGTGGCATATGAAAcgtctgtgaagattctcagtcatccaggtcacgGTTATCCAAGGAGGATTGAATCGAGAGGTGGGGGATAAATGGTGTCGTTGACCTCCTCCCCTGTTGAGTTTATCCTGTCCTATTTTGGATAGAgaggacagatggtttgaaaCAGGAATGAAGGAGGCCATATACGTCAAATTAGAGAAACCATCTCTCAACAGGGGGAGGAGGTTTACGACACCACTTATCCCCCACCTACAATGCTGTCCTTTCATCCCTTCCCAGGAGATTTAACAGCTATTCATATTTGGCCTCGTGACAACTCCAGCGACTGTCATTTACACTTGGCCTCAAGTGAGTCCACAGACCTTAACGACTGTCattacaacagccaggagcactaacaaaacaagtggtatcaatgaccttgataatgaccccacagaggttaaatacctgggactccccaccagtcagttagaactgaagaagccccttggatgagaagcgaaacatcttcaagtatctacaaccaagtcagttgcccttgattcaaccctccttggatgGCATATGAAACCTTTCACAACAAAGTAGATGAACTGAAAAATATCTGGTTGTCAAGCTAAACAACATCCAgaaaagctgacattttgaaaatacaGGGTTTCATTCAAGTCTCCCTTTTTTTCCAGGTGAGTCTGGTTCTCAACGGCTGGCCAGTGATCTCGGCCTTCGCAGGTGATCAGGACGTGACCAGGGAAGCTGCCACCAATGCAGGGCTGGTGTTGATGGAGAGAGGCGACAAGGCTTACCTCAAACTGGAGAGGGGGAACCTGATGGGAGGGTGGAAGTACTCCACTTTCTCTGGGTTTCTGGTGTTTCCCTTGTAGGGTGGGGGTGAGCAAGTTAGTGATTAGAAGGGTTTATGTTCTTGTAATAGCTAAGGGTATTGATAAAGAGGGCAAGGTTCAGAAAGGAGGAAGCATCAATAGTTAAACATCCAATTCCACGCTGAAACCAGGAGCAACATCAAACTGCTTTGATGCATCTTCATTTGTATCAGAAAAATGGGTGAATTCCCTCTGCACCAAATAATCCTGAATGTAATTTCCATTTCCATTGCACTTTTATGACTCAGTGTCTTTTGTCTGGCTAGCAGACTGTGATGTGTTGTCTATGCTTGCTTATACCCGGTGTCTGAGGTGTGTTATTTTCCTTCAATGCATGAAATACAGCGTAGAAAATGTTTGTGGCAATAAAGAAAGTTACTGTCTATTCTCTGATATGAGGAAAGAAGAATGGTGTCTGTGAACTTCTAATTAGCATTAGCTTGCCGGCTAAATGTTTAGCAATAATACTACAGCAGTATGCAGCATATAGATGATAAACATTACCTGCAATGGCTGTTGTCGTTGTATCATGTTGACTAAGCTAGTTAACTACCACACCTGTACAAACCATGGTCCAGTTTCTTCTCTGGACACGCTCATCTCCTTATCATTCATGCATAAAATTGGAAATGTTGTCaggaaaacattaaatgtgGGGAAATTAGGGAATAGATGAACACTTAAATGTGTGCCAAGaccaaaaaatggaaaaatgacagaattgAAGAATAAAGTTAGCTAGtcaaagagtaaaataaataaatttattttatcaactgaatggcaacaaaggaaagaaataaaaaaaacttttttctttgttaaccAACTAACTggaggttaaataaaaaacataaagctttatatttcttttacaATCCCAACATAATTATTCAactatttattgatgtattcaGTTAGATTTTTGACTGGTCTGGTAACCTTTTACtacatttgtcatttaaaatcagattttttttggaaTTAATGGTTTTATTATCAGATATGAGTTCAAGTTTTTCTACtatggtaaaaaaaatccactgagACTAGCAaacttgttaaaaaataaatatgcaagaTAATAAAAGCCCACCCTAGCTGGTAATTATTcttaattaatgttatttaataatttatgtctTAATTAATCTAACACCTCCCTTATTGACTGACATGCTTCTGTCCTTGCTTATATAATACTGACACTATCATGGCCTCCAAACCACCTCTACTACACTTTATACGCACTCTATAAATCATTCGATGCAGACAGATGGTCGTTCTGAAAATAGTAGGCATCCCTGCTGTATGCCCCAAGAGGTGTATTCTGGATAATGGTGGGCTTACACAACACAATTCTGACCTGAAACATGCCAAAACATACACTATTACTGATACTCTTCCCATATACAGTGCCAACATCGTGAAAATACCTGTTAAGAAGTAATTTTATACCATATATCCTTGTGTGAGTTCGTCGTCCCCGGTGACACACAGCGTGTCTCTGCAGAGAATCCGGTGGCAGATGGAGCATTGGCAGCAAAGGAAGGGATCCGGTGCCAGGAGCCTGCCGGGTATACACTGGACCGTCACAACCGATTAGTTTCAACGCCCTGGTGCACAGCAGAGGCCTGTGTTAGCACTTTGGAAATTCGTGTCTGGAGTACAAAGACTTTGGTTCCAAAAACTAGGTTAACAGTGTGCAACAAATAAGGCTCTTTGAAGTCAAAAACTGATCACAGAAGGCCCTGAACATgaacaaaagcattttaaacaacAGTTTCAGTAAACTAAAGTCATAAAGTGTTCATATTTGCTGTCTTAAAAACTTGACAGC
Encoded proteins:
- the si:dkeyp-74b6.2 gene encoding cerebellin-1, with translation MPYPSPPASLYSAPRSVFFVGLLLLIHWGPSEVSCQNDTEPIVLEGKCLVVCDSNPTAEPAGNALGMSVRSGTGRVAFSAIRNTNHEPSEMSNRTMTIYFDQILVNVGGHFDPARSIFVAPRKGVYSFSFHVVKVYNRQTIQVSLVLNGWPVISAFAGDQDVTREAATNAGLVLMERGDKAYLKLERGNLMGGWKYSTFSGFLVFPL